tgtaattttttgtttctgtttGCTGACTCACTTCActgtttttattcttttttattttggtaaccTTTGCCTTAAGTAACCACTAAACACTAGCCACAGGTTCTACTATTTGTAGAACGAACTTTGCCACTTAAACCCATTGCCAAAGGAAATTAGAAGCTAGTACTTTTAGAAGATTTGCTTTGATTAAAGAAGCTCAACCCATTGAGTGATCCTGGTTTCAAGATATTGCATGTTGTTATAACTTGTGCTTTAAAAGAAAAGTGGAATCTCTGGCCATAAATCATAAATCAGTCATAGCAAATATGATTATTGGTTCTCTactgtttttttatttgaatttttttgttatgattCTTTGTTGTTTTGTTCTGAAAAGAGTGGTAAAGATGGCATTAAGCATGAAGATAAATTTCCTttagaacatatttttttaattagcgtaaaaattgaaaaactgtATCAAACCAATCTATTTCTAGTTGGTTTGGTTGGCCTCACaaaaaaaccaaaccaaaccatatcgaatttttatgtataatttgtGCGGATgtttttttttccccttctAAAATCCGAACCAGACTGCAAACCAAACACCCCTAGCCAGAGTAGCTGCTATCCTATTTTCTGACGGATACTcggtattattatttttgaagctcacttaatttttatttttttgtttgtttttatcaGGTTTCAGATTAGTTGTCAGTGATGGAGCATGGGTCACACTCTGATCAGAGTAAATCAACTTTTTCTCTGGCAGATGAGGATCATACATTTGCAAATTCTATGAGATTCACATTAAATCAAGAGTAAGTAGTGTGAAAGCCATGTGTTTTTAATCTTAGGAATTTATTCTTGCATTTTGAGAGGAAACTACATAAAATGACACAGAAATAAAAGAAGCAGTATATATTGCTATAGCTATATAGCTGAAATGAAAGAAACCTTATTGGAGCATTAAGCAGTTACACACCCCAAGAATCTCCCAATTTAGATGCCTAACTGGTCTCCATATTCTCCCTTCTTACTAATTACAACAAACTTGACACATAAGTGGCGCATCCCTTCAGTTTCACATTTCCCTGCAGAAGTCATCGCTTGACCCAATTTCAATTGGTTCCTATTAGCCCTTgattttatattagaaatattttcaaaatcagtCAATGGAATTTAATATATGTCCTAAGTGTAAGCGATATCATACAAGGTTCCCTTATAGCAACCATGTCAGGAAAATCCATTAGCAAATAGCAATGCAAAAGCTCTGTATCCAACAATTAATTTAGTACCAGGAAATACCTTTGAATTTGAGGCATTTCTTTCCAACCACCAAAATAAAGAAGTAAGCAGCATGCTGCTCTAAATTCATGTCTTCCTTATAATGACCAATCAAACTTTGTCTAGATTCTGCTTTACTATAAATCTTTACATACTTGGTCCTTATACATGATAAAGAGGAGGGTTGCATTAGACCAATGGTAACAAGTGTAAGACTTTGTAAAAATTCACCAAAAGAATTAATGAattcttgaaataaataaacataaactaAACTGAATCCTTATTGTGAAGCATGAATTTCCCCCACATCTCTGTGAGGAGAGGACGGGGGATTGAGCCAAATATCTGTATTGCTTTTGATTTCTCTCTGTATTTTTTGTGGCACATAATTAATTATCCAGTAGTTTAGGTTTTGCATCTCTCTTTTTCACTCCTTCACTTAtagcttttatttttagtaCTATATATCCTAATGAGGTTATATCAGTAATGTTTCTTGCAGTCCAAGAGTTACATTTTGTGGGTACAGCATTCCTCATCCGTCCGATAACCGCGTTAACATCAGAGTCCAGACAACAGGTAACATATGGCATGCCTTTCAACTGTAGTAGGTATCATCATGTGAACTAGATCTCTTCACCTAATAAAGATGAGAGGACAATGATTAATTATGATTGCTTTTCTACAAAGTTTTTCACAGCaccttttttttcatcatctcaTATCTATGGCAATTTTCCAAGCCTGATCCTATTGTTTTCTTGGCATTTCAAATTTCATCTTGTTATCATTCAAGTGGTCTTAATTTGAtcctcttttctttattttagctgCTCCTCTTAAGGTGGTTTCTGGCCATTTCAGGAAGATATGAGTAAAGTCTAATTTGTTGTCTCATGCATGATTGAACTTGAGGCTGAAATTATTGTTTTGAGAAAAGTGTGGTGAATTAAGTCCTATTCAATGTTCAAAAGTCATATATATAGCATTGACTGGGAGATAGATTGAGGACATGTTAATACCCGCAGGCATTCCcataaaatttattgatttaatCCAATTATCATTCATTTGGTCTTATTGTGTTCATTGCTTTATCATTATGCAACTGTAGGGGATCCGGCACGAGAAGTTTTAAAGGATGCATGTCAAGATCTGATGCTTATCTGCCAACATGTAAGGAGCACTTTTGATAAGGCTATCAGTGATTTCAAAAAGAGCGAGACTGTAGAGATTGATGATTCTGAATAGTAATATTTTCTAGTTATATACTTGATTGTTATTTTGTGGAGTGTTGATTCTCCACTGTGTATGGTTGGCATCAAGTTTTCATTAATATAAAAGACCGTTTTTGCTTTCAATGATGTGTTGGGGACAAGACAAGGGACCGTTTTGGTGCGTGCTGCTACTGTACGCGGAGGACCACGGCGGCTGCTGATGCTGCGTGGAGCCGTGGAGGACGACGGAGAGGGAGGGGTGCTACAAGGGAAGGAGAGGGAGACAAAAGGCTGCTGGTATGAGTTGCTGTTGTCCGGCGGTAGACGGAGGAGAGGGAGGACGACGGGGCTGTGAGGAGGTCTGGATTGGTGGGAGAGTTTGTGGCGCTGGGTGAGGGGTGAAGGAACGTGTGTGTTCTGTGTAATGGAGTTTGGGGAGTACATTAGGGTTTGGGTAATTTCCGAGTAATTTAGGGATTTTATTGTTAGATATTTGACAAGTGCGCCACACACGAGATGACACTATATAGAATATgtgaatatataaatttaaaatttttatgatacaaaaaattacaacatatatttaaaatataaaaatatttttaaataaattataaNNNNNNNNNNNNNNNNNNNNNNNNNNNNNNNNNNN
The Arachis duranensis cultivar V14167 chromosome 5, aradu.V14167.gnm2.J7QH, whole genome shotgun sequence genome window above contains:
- the LOC107487374 gene encoding uncharacterized protein LOC107487374; this encodes MEHGSHSDQSKSTFSLADEDHTFANSMRFTLNQDPRVTFCGYSIPHPSDNRVNIRVQTTGDPAREVLKDACQDLMLICQHVRSTFDKAISDFKKSETVEIDDSE